One genomic region from Mycoplasmopsis columbina encodes:
- a CDS encoding IS30 family transposase, translating to MLLKKFDYSLSKIALIIGINKSSLSREIKLNSGFWGYFADEAEEKSQLRKKWSSYFKMINKFNNYQEFNKQFKKLFDKKTWGVEITHQQILNNFQNIKIPSLRTVFNWINSGFWIIKSSDRLRKKYKKGGKRNNGPIDRLVGKRWVRPFWTRPNNINNRSEFGHWEIDLIIGKKATNSEHLLTFVERKTRFGIIKKVPSKNSWIINLILWDLIKKYRLNVKSITTDNGFEFNKLFYIGYRLKIYIYQADPYASFEKGTIENFNVLVRRYFKKQTSFSEYSDQEILEVQNKINKMPRKIFGWFSADENFFMFNNIDDKWNPISLDEPLYKKNNLKRLSNTKRNLFFKKKKY from the coding sequence ATGTTGCTTAAAAAATTTGATTATTCCTTAAGCAAAATTGCTTTAATTATAGGTATAAATAAATCTTCTTTATCTAGAGAAATAAAATTAAATTCTGGTTTTTGAGGTTATTTTGCAGATGAAGCTGAAGAAAAAAGTCAGCTCCGTAAAAAGTGATCTAGTTATTTTAAAATGATAAATAAATTTAATAATTATCAAGAATTTAATAAACAATTTAAAAAGTTATTTGATAAAAAAACATGGGGTGTGGAAATAACGCACCAGCAAATTTTAAATAATTTTCAAAATATTAAAATTCCATCTCTAAGAACTGTTTTTAATTGAATAAATTCCGGTTTTTGAATCATAAAATCTTCTGATAGATTAAGAAAAAAATATAAAAAAGGTGGAAAAAGAAACAATGGACCAATTGACAGATTGGTTGGTAAAAGATGAGTAAGGCCTTTTTGAACAAGACCAAATAATATTAATAACAGATCTGAATTTGGACATTGAGAAATTGACTTAATTATAGGTAAAAAAGCAACAAACTCAGAACATTTATTAACTTTCGTAGAACGTAAAACCAGATTTGGAATCATAAAAAAAGTTCCTTCAAAAAACTCATGAATTATTAATTTAATCTTATGAGATTTAATAAAAAAATATCGATTAAATGTCAAATCAATAACTACTGATAACGGTTTTGAATTCAATAAATTGTTTTATATTGGATATCGATTAAAAATATATATTTATCAAGCTGATCCATATGCTTCTTTTGAAAAAGGAACAATTGAAAATTTTAATGTTTTGGTAAGAAGATATTTTAAAAAACAAACAAGTTTTAGTGAATATTCGGACCAAGAAATCTTAGAAGTTCAAAATAAAATTAATAAAATGCCACGTAAAATATTTGGATGATTTTCTGCTGATGAAAATTTCTTTATGTTCAATAATATTGATGATAAATGAAATCCAATTTCTCTAGATGAACCTCTTTACAAAAAGAATAATTTAAAAAGACTAAGTAACACAAAAAGAAACCTATTTTTTAAAAAGAAAAAGTATTAA